One part of the Corynebacterium aurimucosum ATCC 700975 genome encodes these proteins:
- a CDS encoding IS1634 family transposase, with translation MSPYIRTVKTASGAMAVQVVFSERKGAKRMKHIGSAHSESELALLRAEAQRIVDGDQLALDFGEVEHIPPATGSVCHPLPVVGQRAGYLLDCIDACFNELGLAVASGDDQVFRDLVRARIIHPGSKLDSIETLAEVGITSASYRTIQRRLPTFATESFGEILTQALAHHAGIGPGTFILYDVTTLYFETDTADELRKPGFSKERRLEPQILVGLLTDATGFPLHAGAFAGNSAETHTMLPMITRFQEAYQLDEVTVVADAGMFSAANKQALIDAGLHYILSVKTPTVPEVIETWRWEHPGEDYTHGQIWTQASASDGRKHTTPNTVTHYQYSHDRARRSLRGIKEQVAKAKRAVDGDIAIKRNRYIDLSAPNKKVNYALAAKHRALAGIKGYETDLTALAAQEVIGHYRRLFNIEKSFRMSKSDLKARPIYARKQDSITAHLNIVIAALAVAHLMETRSGQSIKRLVRTLKKYRSFELVVGGETIHAAVPLPPDITATIQAITGRELPH, from the coding sequence GTGAGTCCTTATATTCGCACTGTCAAGACCGCTTCTGGGGCGATGGCGGTGCAGGTGGTGTTCTCTGAACGCAAAGGTGCGAAAAGGATGAAGCATATCGGCTCAGCGCATTCAGAGTCTGAGCTTGCGCTTTTAAGAGCTGAAGCTCAACGCATCGTTGATGGTGACCAACTCGCATTGGACTTCGGCGAGGTAGAACACATCCCACCGGCAACAGGCAGCGTTTGCCACCCGCTGCCGGTAGTCGGTCAGCGGGCCGGATACTTGCTGGACTGTATTGATGCGTGTTTCAACGAGCTAGGTCTTGCTGTAGCAAGCGGTGATGATCAGGTGTTTCGGGATCTGGTGCGTGCCCGGATCATCCATCCCGGCTCAAAGCTGGATTCCATCGAGACTCTTGCCGAGGTTGGCATCACCAGCGCAAGCTACCGCACCATCCAGAGGCGTCTTCCCACCTTCGCAACCGAATCGTTCGGGGAGATACTAACCCAAGCGTTGGCCCATCATGCAGGTATCGGGCCAGGTACTTTTATCTTGTACGACGTGACCACCTTGTACTTTGAAACCGATACCGCTGATGAGCTTCGCAAACCCGGGTTTTCCAAAGAGCGCCGCCTAGAGCCGCAAATCCTTGTCGGGCTGCTTACTGATGCCACTGGGTTTCCACTGCATGCGGGGGCGTTTGCTGGCAACTCGGCAGAAACCCACACGATGCTGCCGATGATCACACGGTTCCAAGAGGCCTACCAACTCGATGAAGTTACCGTCGTTGCTGATGCAGGCATGTTCTCCGCGGCGAACAAACAAGCCCTCATCGATGCAGGTCTGCACTACATCTTGTCGGTGAAAACCCCCACCGTGCCTGAGGTGATCGAAACCTGGCGGTGGGAACACCCCGGTGAAGACTACACCCACGGCCAGATCTGGACACAAGCCTCGGCAAGTGATGGGCGCAAACACACAACCCCGAATACGGTGACGCATTACCAGTACTCCCACGATCGGGCCAGACGCAGCCTGCGCGGAATCAAAGAGCAAGTAGCGAAAGCCAAACGCGCTGTTGACGGCGATATCGCTATCAAGCGCAACCGCTATATCGATCTTTCCGCCCCGAACAAGAAGGTCAACTATGCTCTTGCTGCCAAACACCGAGCCCTTGCCGGAATTAAAGGTTATGAAACCGACCTGACCGCGCTTGCCGCCCAGGAGGTTATCGGGCATTACCGCAGGCTATTTAACATTGAGAAATCATTTCGGATGTCGAAATCAGACCTGAAAGCACGCCCAATCTACGCCAGGAAACAAGACTCCATCACCGCACATCTCAACATTGTCATCGCAGCACTAGCCGTGGCCCACCTAATGGAGACCCGCAGTGGTCAATCCATCAAACGCCTGGTGAGAACACTCAAAAAATACCGCAGCTTTGAACTCGTCGTTGGCGGCGAAACCATCCACGCCGCCGTACCGCTTCCACCCGATATCACCGCCACCATCCAAGCAATCACCGGCCGCGAACTTCCGCACTAA
- the hutG gene encoding formimidoylglutamase — MNTVDAPAYSPAPEWSGRSDGPGPEHARWHSVVRPLDVAKPQAQPGIALLGFASDEGVERNHGRPGAAAGPAALRSALGSLALHHTHALYDAGTITTQGTDLEGSHERLSDAVETLSRAGHLPIILGGGHETAFGSHRGAFRALGPLQIINLDAHFDLRTADVPTSGTPFKQISELVGREDFDYSVLGISRPNNTPVLFDEASALGVTVVLDEELLTMDRAELRETVEDICAGTKPIHLSIDLDVLPAHQAPGVSAPAGLGVPVNIIRELALTIAATGRLALVDVVELNPTFDTDNHTAKLAARLIDDIVTAHFSAATKANS, encoded by the coding sequence ATGAACACCGTTGATGCCCCCGCCTACTCCCCTGCCCCCGAGTGGTCCGGCCGCTCCGATGGCCCGGGCCCTGAGCATGCGCGGTGGCACAGCGTGGTTCGCCCACTGGACGTCGCCAAGCCCCAGGCCCAACCCGGCATTGCACTCCTCGGCTTTGCCTCCGACGAGGGCGTTGAACGCAACCATGGCCGCCCCGGCGCGGCTGCTGGCCCGGCCGCTCTGCGGAGCGCCCTGGGTTCCCTGGCGCTGCACCATACGCATGCGCTTTACGACGCCGGCACGATCACCACCCAGGGCACCGACTTGGAGGGCTCCCACGAGCGCCTCTCCGACGCGGTGGAAACACTCTCGCGCGCCGGGCACCTGCCTATCATCCTCGGCGGCGGCCATGAGACCGCCTTCGGCTCCCACCGCGGCGCCTTTAGGGCTCTAGGCCCTCTGCAGATCATCAACCTGGACGCGCACTTCGACCTCCGCACCGCGGACGTGCCCACCTCCGGCACCCCGTTCAAGCAGATTTCTGAGCTGGTCGGCCGGGAGGACTTCGACTATTCCGTCCTGGGAATCTCCCGCCCCAACAACACGCCGGTGCTTTTCGACGAAGCCTCCGCCCTCGGCGTCACCGTCGTCCTCGACGAGGAACTACTCACCATGGACCGCGCCGAACTGCGCGAAACCGTCGAAGACATCTGCGCCGGCACCAAGCCCATCCACCTCTCCATCGACTTGGACGTCCTCCCCGCCCACCAGGCGCCGGGTGTCTCCGCCCCCGCCGGCCTCGGCGTTCCTGTGAACATCATCCGCGAACTAGCACTCACCATCGCTGCCACGGGACGCCTCGCGCTTGTCGACGTCGTCGAGCTCAACCCAACCTTCGACACCGATAACCACACCGCCAAGCTGGCCGCGCGGTTGATTGATGACATTGTGACGGCGCATTTTTCTGCTGCCACGAAAGCAAATTCCTAG
- a CDS encoding YjiH family protein — MNSEDAIVDAFYESDDDAPSKKGIWRLFVYSAIGAFVFFFPISYDGKKSIPLDHMVTIIRTYADVLVSWFILALALYGTVRSIVNKNWREGPLQAVFTALNVVGLVVSFLMVIGKLPGVLGNEDIVPFLWNSIATPVGLIVPIGGAFLALLISYGLLEFVGVFMQPIMRPLWRTPGRSAIDAVASFVGSYSLGILITDRVYQRGGYTAREASIIATGFSTVSAAFMVIVAKQLDLMDMWGIYFAVSLVVTFLVTAITVWIPPLSRIPDDYVDGVEPDPEKPVKGNFFKAAWREALLALDRAPSLGVAIWENLRDGVRMASAIVPSIMSVGLIGLLLANFTPLFDWLGYLFYPFAWLVQLPEPELAGKAAAMGIAEMFLPATAVAGSESMVLKFVIGVVAISAIIFFSALVPCILATKIPIKLWQIVVIWFERVVLTIIITTPIAFLVT, encoded by the coding sequence ATGAATTCTGAAGACGCAATCGTTGACGCCTTCTACGAGAGCGACGACGATGCCCCCTCCAAGAAGGGCATCTGGCGCCTCTTTGTCTACAGCGCTATTGGCGCTTTCGTATTCTTCTTTCCCATTAGCTACGACGGAAAGAAATCTATCCCGCTCGACCACATGGTCACCATCATCCGCACCTATGCCGATGTCCTAGTGTCTTGGTTCATCTTGGCGTTAGCGCTCTACGGTACGGTGCGCAGCATCGTGAATAAAAACTGGCGGGAGGGGCCACTGCAGGCGGTCTTTACCGCGCTCAACGTAGTGGGCCTAGTGGTTTCCTTCCTCATGGTCATCGGAAAGCTTCCCGGAGTGCTGGGTAACGAGGACATCGTGCCCTTCCTGTGGAACTCGATTGCCACGCCAGTCGGGCTCATCGTGCCCATCGGCGGCGCTTTCCTGGCCTTGCTCATCAGCTACGGCCTTTTGGAATTTGTGGGCGTGTTCATGCAGCCCATCATGCGTCCGCTGTGGCGCACGCCGGGGCGCTCCGCCATTGACGCGGTGGCCTCCTTCGTGGGCTCCTACTCTTTGGGAATCCTCATTACTGACCGCGTGTACCAGCGCGGTGGCTATACCGCGCGTGAGGCATCGATCATCGCGACGGGCTTCTCGACGGTCTCAGCCGCCTTCATGGTCATCGTGGCCAAGCAGCTCGACCTGATGGATATGTGGGGCATCTACTTCGCGGTATCCCTCGTGGTGACCTTCCTGGTTACGGCGATTACCGTGTGGATTCCGCCGCTGAGCAGGATTCCTGATGACTACGTCGATGGCGTAGAACCGGATCCGGAAAAGCCGGTAAAGGGCAATTTCTTTAAGGCCGCGTGGCGGGAGGCGCTGCTGGCGCTGGACCGCGCGCCCTCCCTAGGTGTTGCCATCTGGGAGAACCTGCGCGATGGCGTGCGCATGGCGTCCGCGATTGTGCCCTCCATCATGTCTGTGGGCCTGATTGGCCTGCTGCTGGCTAACTTCACGCCGCTCTTCGACTGGCTGGGTTACCTGTTCTACCCCTTCGCGTGGCTTGTCCAGCTGCCGGAGCCGGAGCTGGCGGGCAAGGCCGCGGCCATGGGTATTGCGGAGATGTTCCTGCCGGCGACGGCCGTGGCAGGCTCTGAAAGCATGGTGCTCAAGTTCGTCATCGGCGTGGTGGCTATCTCCGCCATCATCTTCTTCTCCGCGCTGGTGCCCTGCATTCTGGCCACCAAGATTCCGATCAAGCTCTGGCAGATCGTGGTCATCTGGTTCGAGCGCGTGGTGCTCACCATCATCATTACGACGCCGATTGCCTTCCTGGTGACTTAG
- a CDS encoding DUF3427 domain-containing protein: MSSDSLLPFGIYETPVTARIQERIEETKRARPTAALGIAHESTKDVNPRFAAAVSQHFAKALEHKLTELSKPEERVALINGLAQHLGVDESISAEELLYAIYRSELEEAPKLPEVSLNSSALFTNSVDDTNMSVEIAREIRTADSVDLLCAFIKTSGIAVISDELEYLRDRQIPLRVITSTYCGATEAAAVRRLVEDYGAEVRICYEHKTTRLHAKAWLFRRQSGFDTAFIGSSNLSRSALVDGWEWNVRGSRSSTPEIIEKFIKTFDSYWYDTHFKAFDPDQDYERLKEALDSAKFLESKPGEKLELSGLRVEPYPYQEEMLEALDSEREVHDRHRNLLIAATGTGKTVVAALDYRRLSEKLGRRPRLLFIAHRREILTQAQRTYREVLSTAGFGELLVGDKQPDEWDHVFASIQSLHSRRLSKIAPEHFEVVVIDEFHHAEAPTYRAVLDYLQPRELLGLTATPERGDGENVQKYFDYRVAHELRLWDALRLQLLAPLHYYGVDDDTDLTSLTWNRGKKDYQVSELSEFYIKAGEKRTRFIINEINRRIFDLSDMKALGFCVSIAHAEYMAEQFTQFGIPSLAVSSKLSVDERRRAIEQLRQGTIKTIFAVDIFNEGVDIPAVNTLLLLRPTQSPVLFAQQLGRGLRLHEGKNACTVFDFLGVQHEEFDFEQRFKVLTAARGKNLAKEVEQGFPTAPPGSNITLDRVTTERVLKNIKRLARNSVKKIRALISDYGTTDLASFINSSGVPVEDIYRRKGITWTTLLRDEKLLPSSPTNKHEEFLLSRIRVLLHINDPHRVAVYSLLVSPDGPNEKEMTPEQTRYATMLVLALWANSNTRVPESLDEALHIIRVCPSFIAEVTQVMQLTLDRSRVIPEKSTNSVLETHADYSLAELVGALDDGPLRKLANLPREGVRRFDASNTDLFLVTFQKDDNVSASTNYRDYPLAPDRLHWESQSTTSLKSAMADRYIRHHELNGNIIIATRFTKRNKVDTASAYTFLGNVDYVTHRGEKPIQFEWSLRRDMPKQLYAAGRTVA, translated from the coding sequence ATGAGTTCCGATTCTCTCCTGCCTTTCGGCATCTATGAAACCCCGGTCACCGCTCGTATCCAGGAGCGGATCGAGGAAACAAAGAGGGCTCGCCCCACAGCTGCACTGGGCATCGCCCACGAATCCACAAAAGACGTCAATCCGCGCTTCGCTGCGGCAGTGTCCCAGCATTTTGCCAAGGCCCTTGAGCACAAGCTCACAGAGCTATCTAAGCCTGAAGAGCGCGTGGCCCTCATCAATGGGCTCGCGCAGCACCTCGGGGTAGATGAGTCCATTTCCGCCGAGGAACTGCTTTACGCCATCTATAGATCAGAGCTCGAAGAGGCCCCAAAGCTCCCGGAGGTCTCACTCAACTCCAGTGCCTTGTTCACCAATAGCGTGGACGATACGAATATGTCGGTCGAGATTGCCCGCGAGATCCGAACGGCCGACTCCGTCGATCTGCTGTGTGCTTTCATCAAGACTTCAGGCATTGCGGTCATCAGCGATGAATTGGAGTACCTCAGGGATCGCCAGATCCCGCTACGCGTCATCACTTCGACGTACTGCGGGGCGACCGAGGCCGCCGCCGTGCGCCGTCTCGTGGAAGACTACGGCGCTGAAGTCCGAATCTGCTATGAGCACAAGACCACGCGCTTGCATGCCAAGGCCTGGCTCTTTCGCCGTCAGTCCGGATTCGACACCGCCTTCATAGGTAGCTCGAACCTCTCGCGCTCAGCGCTTGTCGACGGCTGGGAATGGAACGTCCGCGGCTCTCGTTCCTCCACGCCGGAGATCATCGAAAAGTTCATCAAGACCTTCGACAGCTATTGGTACGACACTCACTTCAAAGCGTTTGATCCCGACCAAGACTACGAGCGCCTCAAAGAGGCCCTCGACAGCGCCAAATTCCTTGAATCAAAGCCCGGCGAGAAGCTCGAGCTGTCCGGCCTTCGCGTTGAGCCCTACCCCTACCAGGAAGAAATGCTCGAAGCTTTAGACTCCGAGCGCGAAGTTCACGATCGTCACCGCAACCTCCTCATTGCCGCTACCGGCACAGGCAAGACTGTTGTGGCCGCACTTGATTACCGGCGCTTAAGCGAAAAACTGGGGCGCAGGCCACGACTACTTTTTATTGCCCACCGACGCGAGATTCTTACCCAGGCCCAGCGGACCTATCGCGAGGTGCTTAGCACCGCAGGTTTTGGCGAGCTCCTCGTCGGCGATAAGCAGCCCGACGAGTGGGACCATGTCTTTGCGAGCATCCAGTCTCTGCATAGCAGGCGCCTATCAAAGATTGCACCGGAGCACTTTGAAGTCGTCGTCATTGACGAGTTCCACCATGCTGAGGCCCCGACCTACCGCGCAGTACTTGACTACCTGCAACCGCGTGAACTCCTGGGGCTAACGGCCACACCAGAGCGCGGCGATGGAGAAAACGTACAAAAGTACTTTGACTACCGCGTAGCTCATGAACTTCGTCTCTGGGACGCGTTACGCCTCCAGCTCCTCGCCCCGTTGCACTACTACGGAGTCGACGATGATACCGACCTGACGAGCTTGACCTGGAACCGTGGCAAGAAGGACTACCAGGTTTCGGAGTTGAGCGAGTTCTATATCAAGGCCGGTGAAAAGCGCACACGGTTTATCATCAACGAAATCAATCGCCGCATCTTCGATCTCTCCGACATGAAGGCCCTTGGTTTCTGCGTGTCCATCGCCCACGCCGAATACATGGCGGAGCAATTCACTCAGTTCGGTATCCCTTCCCTGGCGGTCAGTAGCAAGCTCAGTGTTGATGAGCGTCGCCGCGCCATAGAGCAACTCCGCCAAGGCACCATTAAAACCATCTTTGCGGTCGATATCTTCAACGAAGGCGTTGATATCCCCGCCGTCAACACGCTGCTGCTTCTGCGCCCGACGCAAAGCCCGGTGCTCTTTGCCCAACAGCTAGGCCGCGGTCTGCGCCTCCACGAAGGAAAGAATGCCTGCACCGTCTTTGATTTCTTGGGTGTTCAGCACGAAGAATTCGATTTCGAACAGCGTTTCAAAGTGCTGACTGCCGCACGTGGAAAGAACCTCGCCAAGGAAGTGGAACAAGGTTTCCCCACTGCTCCGCCGGGCTCCAACATCACTCTGGACCGTGTAACGACCGAGCGCGTTCTCAAGAACATCAAGCGCTTGGCCCGTAACTCCGTTAAGAAGATACGAGCGCTCATTTCTGATTACGGCACAACCGATCTCGCTAGTTTCATTAATAGCTCCGGTGTTCCGGTGGAAGATATCTACCGCCGCAAGGGTATTACGTGGACCACACTGCTGCGCGATGAAAAGCTACTGCCCTCCAGCCCCACGAACAAGCACGAAGAATTTCTTCTCAGCCGAATCCGCGTGCTGTTGCACATCAATGATCCCCACCGCGTAGCGGTCTATAGCCTTCTTGTTTCTCCGGACGGTCCCAACGAGAAGGAAATGACTCCCGAGCAAACCCGATATGCCACCATGCTCGTGTTGGCGCTGTGGGCTAACTCAAATACGAGGGTGCCGGAATCCCTCGATGAGGCCCTGCACATCATCCGCGTCTGTCCTTCCTTCATCGCTGAGGTAACTCAGGTCATGCAGCTCACGCTCGACCGCTCCCGCGTCATTCCAGAGAAGTCGACGAATAGCGTCTTGGAGACTCACGCGGATTACAGCCTTGCCGAACTGGTCGGCGCGCTGGATGATGGCCCGTTGCGCAAGCTCGCGAACCTGCCACGTGAGGGCGTACGCCGCTTCGACGCCTCCAACACCGACCTCTTCCTCGTCACATTCCAAAAAGACGACAACGTCAGCGCATCCACAAACTACCGCGATTACCCATTGGCACCCGATCGTTTGCACTGGGAGTCCCAATCCACCACATCGCTTAAGTCCGCGATGGCTGACCGCTACATCCGTCACCATGAGCTCAACGGCAATATCATCATCGCTACGCGTTTTACTAAGCGGAACAAGGTAGACACTGCGTCGGCGTATACCTTCTTGGGCAATGTCGATTACGTTACGCATAGGGGCGAGAAGCCCATCCAGTTTGAGTGGAGCCTCCGCCGCGACATGCCAAAACAGCTGTATGCAGCCGGGCGCACTGTGGCTTAA
- a CDS encoding MFS transporter, producing the protein MKNTAEPQVKIPREIWVMVTAGFIIALGYGLIAPLLPQFIVSFDVSMAAAGLVVSVFSASRLVFAPAAGFLIDRVGTRRVYVTGLFTVAVTTGLVGVAQEYWQIVALRTIAGIGSTMFTVAAMGLIVRLAPPSIRGRCSATYATSFLLGNVIGPLVGASLSFLGFRWPFFIYGVGVAIAALVVWILMPSVNEADERRRHLTPMRLEEAWEDTAYRAVLTSNFAQGWINMGVRVAVLPLFAAAIFANGASTSGVALAAFAAGNAIVLQFSGSWSDRVGRRPLIVAGLVGSALFVGTLGLATNIVSLLILSALSGAASGLIAPSQQAAVADIVGSKRSGGQVLSTFQMAGDFGQILGPIVIGLLADKYGFETAFGFCAVVAAAGVVAWIFGRDTLGERKGILHGLRRRYRPRR; encoded by the coding sequence ATGAAAAATACTGCAGAACCGCAGGTAAAAATCCCGCGGGAAATTTGGGTCATGGTCACCGCCGGGTTCATCATTGCCTTGGGGTACGGGCTCATTGCACCGCTGCTGCCGCAGTTCATCGTCAGCTTCGACGTCTCAATGGCCGCAGCAGGCCTCGTAGTCTCCGTCTTTTCTGCTAGCCGCCTTGTCTTCGCACCCGCCGCTGGGTTCCTCATCGACCGCGTGGGCACGCGCCGCGTCTACGTGACCGGCCTGTTCACCGTGGCGGTGACCACCGGCCTGGTGGGCGTGGCGCAGGAGTACTGGCAGATCGTCGCGCTGCGCACTATCGCCGGCATTGGCTCGACGATGTTCACCGTCGCGGCCATGGGCCTCATTGTGCGCCTGGCACCACCCAGCATTCGCGGACGGTGTTCGGCCACCTATGCCACGTCTTTCCTCCTTGGCAATGTGATTGGCCCGCTCGTGGGTGCGAGCCTCTCTTTCTTAGGATTCCGCTGGCCCTTCTTCATCTACGGCGTGGGCGTCGCCATCGCCGCGCTCGTTGTATGGATTCTCATGCCCTCGGTCAATGAGGCCGATGAACGTCGGCGCCACCTAACACCAATGCGCTTGGAGGAAGCCTGGGAGGATACTGCATACCGCGCAGTGCTGACGTCGAACTTCGCCCAGGGCTGGATTAACATGGGTGTGCGCGTAGCGGTCCTGCCACTGTTCGCGGCCGCCATCTTTGCCAACGGCGCATCCACATCGGGCGTTGCGCTAGCGGCCTTTGCCGCGGGCAACGCCATCGTTCTGCAGTTCTCCGGCTCCTGGTCAGACCGCGTGGGGCGCCGTCCACTCATCGTTGCGGGCCTTGTGGGCTCCGCGTTGTTCGTGGGCACGCTGGGCTTGGCGACGAACATCGTCTCCCTCCTCATCCTCTCCGCCCTGTCCGGCGCGGCTTCAGGCCTTATTGCCCCCTCGCAGCAAGCAGCCGTAGCGGATATCGTCGGCTCAAAGCGCTCGGGCGGCCAGGTGCTGTCGACATTTCAGATGGCAGGTGACTTCGGGCAAATCCTAGGCCCCATCGTCATTGGACTGCTGGCGGATAAGTACGGGTTTGAGACTGCCTTTGGCTTCTGTGCGGTAGTGGCTGCAGCCGGTGTCGTGGCGTGGATTTTCGGCCGCGACACCTTGGGGGAGAGAAAAGGTATCCTGCACGGCCTGCGCCGCCGCTACCGCCCACGGCGATAA
- a CDS encoding amino acid permease: MAETTTKRPGLKHRHLHFIALGSAIGTGLFYGSAGAIQAAGPSVLLVYLLGGAVVYFLLRALGEMSVHHPVTGSFAEYARTFLGPWAGYITGWMFAFEMVIVALADLTAIGVYMQFWFPGSPKWVWVAATLLLVGGANLATVKAFGELEFAFTIVKVGAVIAMILGGVAVLVFGLSTAETTGPANLVNDGGFFPNGVSGMVASFILVLFAFGGTEIVGVASAEAEDPAKSVPKAVNTIPVRILLFYVLAILVILMINPWRSITGEESPFVQIFSTLGVTWAAAALNVVVITAAVSAINADLFGAGNVLTGLARQNLAPKVMAKKTRGVPVMTMIILLIVMIIGTGLNALIPDNVFEVIASLATFATIYVWLMILLAHVASRRQMPTAERASLEYTVPFWPWGQYFSIAFIIFTFGIMVWQEQYRPALATGVIFILLMTAIFYLTGRRSAAASSPQGTAPQDTAQQGTDAKG; encoded by the coding sequence GTGGCAGAAACCACCACCAAGCGCCCCGGCTTGAAACACCGGCACCTGCACTTCATTGCCTTAGGTTCGGCCATCGGCACCGGCCTGTTCTACGGCTCCGCCGGCGCCATCCAAGCCGCCGGCCCCTCGGTCCTCTTGGTCTACCTCCTCGGCGGCGCCGTGGTTTACTTCCTCCTGCGCGCACTCGGTGAGATGTCCGTGCACCACCCTGTTACCGGCTCCTTCGCCGAATACGCCCGCACCTTCCTAGGCCCCTGGGCCGGCTATATCACCGGCTGGATGTTCGCTTTCGAAATGGTCATCGTGGCCCTGGCGGATCTCACCGCCATCGGCGTCTACATGCAATTTTGGTTCCCCGGCTCGCCCAAGTGGGTCTGGGTCGCCGCCACCCTTCTCCTCGTCGGCGGCGCCAACCTCGCCACCGTCAAGGCCTTCGGCGAGCTGGAATTCGCCTTCACCATCGTCAAGGTCGGCGCCGTCATCGCGATGATCCTAGGTGGCGTGGCCGTGCTCGTCTTCGGACTCTCCACCGCGGAGACCACCGGCCCGGCCAACCTGGTCAACGATGGCGGCTTCTTCCCCAACGGCGTCTCCGGCATGGTCGCCTCCTTCATCCTGGTCCTTTTCGCCTTCGGCGGCACGGAAATCGTCGGCGTGGCCAGCGCGGAGGCCGAAGACCCCGCCAAGTCCGTGCCGAAGGCCGTCAACACCATCCCGGTGCGCATCCTGCTCTTCTACGTCTTGGCCATCCTGGTCATCCTCATGATCAACCCCTGGCGCAGCATCACCGGTGAGGAAAGCCCCTTCGTCCAAATCTTCTCTACCCTCGGTGTCACCTGGGCTGCTGCCGCTCTCAACGTCGTCGTCATCACCGCGGCAGTCTCCGCCATCAATGCCGATCTCTTCGGCGCCGGCAACGTCCTTACCGGCCTGGCGCGCCAGAACCTCGCCCCGAAGGTCATGGCTAAAAAGACCCGGGGCGTGCCAGTCATGACCATGATCATTTTGCTCATCGTCATGATCATCGGCACCGGACTCAACGCGCTCATCCCGGATAACGTCTTTGAGGTCATCGCCTCCCTGGCCACGTTTGCCACCATCTACGTGTGGCTAATGATCCTCCTGGCCCACGTAGCCTCCCGCCGCCAAATGCCCACCGCAGAACGCGCCAGCCTGGAATACACCGTCCCCTTCTGGCCCTGGGGCCAATACTTCTCCATCGCCTTCATCATCTTCACTTTTGGCATCATGGTGTGGCAGGAGCAGTACCGCCCTGCACTCGCCACGGGTGTTATCTTCATCCTCCTCATGACCGCCATCTTCTACCTCACCGGCCGCCGCAGCGCCGCCGCGAGCTCCCCACAGGGAACAGCTCCACAAGATACAGCCCAACAAGGAACAGACGCGAAAGGATAA
- a CDS encoding IclR family transcriptional regulator — protein MSTSRVPAARNALEILRLLSTIDVPISAARIRSELDLPRSTTYHLLKEMVDAGFVVHLPENQTYGLGLAAYSMAAAYATQQPLVRATQGHLERIASSVGGSGHLSRLAGSEILYLNEVRAPGALSLVTERGVRLQAQRTASGRAMLALLPEAEWKAAFFPGSLGFGEYKEILRQVRERGWAEEVEVVARGQASVGVAVVDHVGRPAAALAVTFPVGTADATDVAQQLHAAAQQVAKRMYGRR, from the coding sequence ATGAGTACCTCCCGAGTCCCGGCGGCGCGCAACGCGCTGGAGATCCTGCGGCTTTTGTCCACCATCGACGTGCCGATTTCCGCCGCGCGCATCCGCAGTGAGCTGGACCTGCCGCGCTCCACCACCTACCACCTGCTCAAGGAGATGGTGGATGCGGGATTCGTGGTACACCTGCCGGAAAACCAAACCTATGGGTTGGGGCTTGCTGCCTACTCGATGGCCGCGGCTTATGCCACGCAGCAGCCGCTCGTGCGGGCAACCCAGGGGCACCTCGAGCGGATTGCTAGCAGCGTTGGGGGATCGGGGCACCTATCGCGTTTGGCGGGTTCGGAGATTCTCTACCTCAACGAGGTGCGTGCGCCGGGGGCGCTGTCACTGGTCACAGAGAGGGGAGTGCGGCTGCAGGCACAACGCACGGCTTCTGGGCGGGCGATGCTGGCCCTGCTTCCGGAAGCGGAATGGAAGGCGGCGTTCTTTCCGGGTTCCTTAGGCTTTGGGGAATACAAGGAAATCCTGCGCCAGGTGCGCGAGCGCGGTTGGGCTGAAGAGGTTGAGGTGGTGGCGCGTGGGCAGGCGTCGGTAGGCGTGGCGGTGGTTGACCACGTGGGCAGGCCGGCAGCGGCGCTGGCGGTGACTTTCCCGGTGGGCACTGCCGACGCCACCGACGTCGCACAACAACTGCACGCGGCAGCACAGCAAGTGGCAAAGAGGATGTACGGGCGCCGTTAA
- a CDS encoding (deoxy)nucleoside triphosphate pyrophosphohydrolase → MSSPIRVVGAVFVDGNRFLACRKAAGKSLAGMWEFPGGKIEEGETPKQALAREIEEELSVIATVGDKVTTTVYEYDFATIELTTFLCTIESGDLTLSDHDAIRWVSPAEAQELDWAPADIPAVKLVSSRL, encoded by the coding sequence ATGAGTTCACCGATTCGTGTTGTCGGAGCCGTCTTTGTCGACGGCAATCGATTCCTGGCCTGCCGCAAAGCTGCAGGAAAGTCCCTAGCCGGCATGTGGGAATTTCCAGGCGGCAAGATCGAAGAAGGCGAGACACCTAAGCAGGCTCTCGCACGCGAAATCGAGGAAGAGCTGTCCGTCATCGCAACCGTGGGTGACAAGGTCACCACGACCGTCTATGAGTACGACTTCGCCACCATCGAGCTCACAACGTTCCTCTGCACCATCGAGTCCGGCGACCTGACTCTTAGTGATCACGATGCCATCCGCTGGGTATCCCCTGCCGAGGCGCAGGAACTCGACTGGGCTCCTGCAGACATCCCCGCCGTCAAGCTGGTTTCTTCGCGCCTATGA